gtagcggggacactactgaagaagatcgcagacaggagcaaggtggaacgaggttagtggagaaaagtttgaaaaagtggccggtgaccgcagctaagccaagcacaggcgccatcttgccgaCCGGAAGCGAAGCCCCTccttttggacttcagtaagtcaagccaacatatttcatgttcagaatgcacgttgtccactgaggtggacacgtaataaattatttgtaaattattaaatgttacaaaaaatatttgttgaaatttgtttcattcacacctaaagatgaatgaaaataattgtttaaaaaaatcatggttaaagatttcataattcatgcatcaaagggttaattaattgtttacatatttatttgttattttgcaaattaAGACACAAGCACACAGAAAAGGAAAAATGTTTCATTGTCTGTTGCTAATTATGTTGCCATGGTTAATCAGACCACTTATAAATGTAATTGCACATGTCTGGCAGCCGAGCCCCTCGTTTTTATGTCAAATATGTGGGGGTGCACGCAGCAGTTTGAGCCGCATTAACGTCCGTGGAAGAATAATagtaaagtaagtaagtacattttatttatttagcactcatcacagacagagaaTCACAAAATGCTTCACACAACAAAACAATTCATAAAATCATAAAGATCttaaacaaaacagaaataaatacaaataaaacaaactcataaagttataaaatatcataaaaccaatgaaaaatattacaaatttgagtaaaaaaataggaaaacaaaagattttggtaaaaacagctttaaataaaagggtcttcagctgttttataATGGTTACCAGACTGTCAGTACTACATAAGGTTAAAGGAAGTTCATTCCAAAGCCAGGGTGCAACAACCTGGAAGGAGCGATCTCCTTgacttttaaatctggtctttggaacttcttggGTCGGATCAGAAGAAACAAAAAATGATATAATCCTCGGGTGGAGAGCACTAAGGGCCTTGCCAAAAAGCAGCATCAGCCTCATCTTTGCCCTTTCCCTTGACTTTGCCCTTTTAGAACTTTGCTTTatgacatcatcatcttcatcatcatcatcatcatcatcatctccatcatcacgTGATCATAAGATCATAAGCGGATTCTACAGGCATTCAGTTCTCAGTGACGCACCGTCAGAGACAGTCGTGTTTGCTCGTTGTTCGATAGTGTTTCAACTTATCGTCTACGTGTTATTTAGCATTATGGGAGACTCTTTTGCACACAAGAGTTACTCTTCAGCTCTGGTTAAAGATTCAGAGACTTATATTAGCATGGAACAACCGCATTTGCCAGAGAATCGTGGTTTAGTTTCAGCAACCAAACGAAAAGCCGTTTCAGACCCTGGACCTCCCACAAGAAGGAttaaggtttctgatgaaggcaaACTCTCTGCAAACAACCAGAAGATTACACAAATTGACAAATTCACAAAGAAatccatttcctttgatgttgagGGATCTGAAAATCCAGACAAGGAATGCAGATATTTGGTTCCTGAGAAAGGATCGTCCTCTGCCAAAAGGAAAGCTGTTTTTCATCACGAACCTCCCACAAAACGGTCTAGGGTTTCAGGTGAAGGCAGCGTCTCCAGACATAACCTGGATGAGACATCCAGAGTCTCAAAGAGGTCACTCTCACCAGATGGTGAGGGATCTGGAAGTCCAGCAAAGAGAATCAGACTGTCTGATTCTGAGAGTCCCTCGCCTTCAGCCAAAGATCAGTTCGAGGCAAAATACGAGCAAAAAGATCTGCTTGGAAAGGGAGGCTTTGGATCTGTTTATGGTGGCTACCGCAGGGCAGACAATTTACCTGTGGCAATCAAACATATACCAAAGAAAAATGTAGTCTGGACGGATACGGACGAGAACGGCCAGCAGCTCACCATTGAGGTAGCCGCCATGCTAAAACTCCAGACAGAATCAGCTGATTCGGTGGGGAAGTCCGCTCCAATTTCCCTCCTGGACTGGTACGATTTCAACCAGGAACAGATTCTAGTGTTGGAGAGACCAGTGCCTGCAGTGGACCTCTCACAGTTTATTAAAAATAACAAAGAGCCCCTACAGgagaatcaggctaaaacaattaTTAAACAGCTGGTTGATGCCGTCAAACATCTGGAGGACACCAACATCTTCCACAGAGACATCAAACCACGAAATATTCTGATTGAAACAGGATCAGAAATCCCGCGACTGAGACTGATTGACTTTGGAGTGAGTTGTTTCACCAACACAGAATATGAAAACGGCCGGTTCTACGGCACAGCGAAACACGTCCCTCCTGAGTTTATTTCAGAATGCATTTATAAGGCAGGACCAGCAACCGTGTGGCAGGTGGGAGTTGTTCTCTATGAAATGCTCCACGAAAGTTTGTTTGACTCAAAAAAGTTTTTCAGTAACAAACTCAGAATCAGGACGGACCTCTCTCCATACTGTACGAACTTCCTAAAGAGCTGTTTCATGAGAAGCCCACAGTGGCGTCCCACCTTAAAGCAGCTCCAGCGTGACCCTTGGCTTTGGTTAAACAGAAACTAAAGTCTTCAAAGCTCTGGACCCAATTCAACCGGCACCAAGCTAGATCCCTCCTAACTCGGACACCTCTCAACCCCTAACAGAGTCACCTATCATCTCCTACATTTCCCTCAACCCACTGCAGGACTGAGCCCAAAAAAAGGCCCTGGCAGTGCACCATAACTGTTTATATGATAGGATATGCAAAGGCACACAACACACCAGAGAATCAGCATGTTGTGTTAGTAACCAGAAAGAGGAAAATAAACAGCTGGATCAAGAAAAGTCTGTCAAACCCGACCCAGAGAAGAAAGTTGAGGTGATTCCTGCACTTCTCCCTCTGGAAAACCAGCGGAAACGTCAGACAACGAAGGGAACATCCTTCAAAAGGAAACAGGAGAGAGAAAGTTAGTCAGCgagaaaatgttagaaaaaatataAATTCTCAAGCAGCAGGTGGAAAAAGCCAGAAACCAAAATCCAAATGGAAAATGTTAGAATGGTTTAGTTCGAATATGCAGATTTCAGCCTGAGACAGGCTGTCATTTGCTGCTTTACTGTAGCTTTATCTGCtattacatattattacttataataaattataattttatccaattgattaaaaaaaaacaaaaaaaacaactaactctgccagagtgtACCTCtctgggtcacttctgccggtcccaagcccggataaaaGAGGAGGGGTTGAAATTGTGACACAGATAAAACATTACATGAGGTATTCATTCATTTATGGCTTTAAACACAGTTACAagaaggaggacatcaagtgctgcagatgcctgttaatcactcattcatttaagtcaggtgtgtgtggTGACTGAGAGGGCAACATGGAAACCAGGTATAGCAGGGGGTCCTGAGGACTGGATTTGAGAAACACAAGAACGTATTAGCGTCCTCGAGTATTGAGAAACGGACCTGGCTGCAACAAAAAGTGTGCACAGGCCCTGCCATACCCAGATTCCCTTATGATGTCATCATGCTGTGTTGTGATGTCATCACATCAAAGCAGAATAGAGTTCTTTTGTCTTATAGTTCATCAAACGCTCAGTTCTCAGTGAGACACAGACAGAGACAGTCGTGTTTGATCGTTATTTGATAGTTTTCAACTTATCGCCTACGCCTTATTTAGCTAGGCTCATCATTTAGAAAGAAAAAGTACTTTATTGGATGTGTCTGTTGAGACAGAAAGGGACCAGCAGGGACCAATTTGGTGTTCCACCCCAAAGTTTTCATTTGGCTCCATCTGGCTGCCCCTGTGGAAAGTTTCTGGGGGCACCACTGCTGGAGGTGAGTCCTCGGCCCCAGGGGGGCGATCTACAACGAGACAAGGAGGGGAAACTACACCCAGCTGCCACACTTCTTTTGTAGGGGACCTAGAATGCAGTTAATCAGCAATCTAAAACTGATCTCTGAGACTCTAAAGCGTATGAAATTTTGTTGGAGCTTAAAATCTCCCAGGAGCCCCGAGACATGACAGATTAAAACACTCATAATAAGGCTCATTATCAAAATACCTGTTTTCCCCACCCACTCtaccagtgtgtgtgtttgtgtgtgtttgtgtgtgtgtgtgtgtgtgtgtgtgtgtgtttgtgtgtgtgtgtgtgtgtgtgcgtgcgtgtgtgtgtgtgtgtgtgcgtgtgtgtgtgtgtgtctgtgtgcgtgtgtgtgtgtttgtgtgtgtttgtgtgtgtgtgtgtgtgtgtgtgtgtgtgtttgtgtgtgtttgtgtgtgtgtgtgtgtgtgtgtgtgtgtgtgtgcgtgtgtgtgtgtgtgtgtgtgtgtgtgtgtgtgcgtgtgtgtgtgtgtttgtgtgcgtttgtgtgtgtgtttgtgtgtgtgtgtgtgtgtgtgtgtgtgtgtgtgcgtgcgtgtgtgtgtgtgtgtgtgtgtgtgtgtgtgtgcgtgtgtgtgtgtgtgtgtgtctgtgtgcgtatgtgtgtgtgtgtgtgtgtgtgtgtgtgtgtgtgtgtgtgtgtgtgtgtgtgtgtgtgtgtgtgtgtgtgtgtgtgtgtgtgtgtgtgtgtgtgtgtgtgtgttgggaggtTTGAAGAGACAAGTGAAAGCAGAAACTAAACTACAGTCAGGTTTCTCAGTAAGTCTCCACTCAGGCCTTCTACAGAACTGATGAACCCTCTGGAGTCGGTGGTATAATTAGCTGTTTTGATAAGTTTTAGTGTTCACCTTTATATTTCACTCTATACTTTATTGTTTATGCCTTGTTTGGTATCATTCTTTTCATCCCAACCTCACCTATGTGAATTTAGTCATTTCATCATTTTGTCATACTGTATTAGCACACTGAACCTGAAAGTAAACAAAAAATCAAATCTGAGTAGAAAATAAGACATTTATTGAAGTGAAAACCACAAACAATTGTTGTTGCTGTATGTCGATCCACTACTCTTATTTTACTCTTGTGTGTACTTAAACTTGTCTAATGCTTTTGCTGCTTGTGCTTGTTATTCTGTTGTTTATATTATTCCTTCTTAACACTGTTTTCATGCTGTTGCATTAATATGCTGCCTTAGTTACATGGCATGTTTTTATGTCCTGTCTAGAAAGCCTAATGTACAACTGGCACAGGACTAAAGATGACAACGAGTCCGTGGCTAATTCTAGCATGTTTCTGCATGTCTGATCTTAATACGACCTGTCCTGATtaacaaataaaatataaaaagcaaaAACATCTTCAGCACTCAGAATAACACTATAGGGTgtgagtaaaaaacaaaaaaggtcaaacaactttttatttaaaattaaataggCAAGGCTTGTCGTTTTTCATGTAAAATTGCTTATAAGCTAAAATTGTAGTTTCTGTCTACCTCTGCCACTCCCAAAAATGTCCAGCATTAGAGGTTCAGGTTCAGAAAGCCACAAAATtatatacatatttacatttatattatgtATACACATATTTACAAAGAAGGTGTCATGACCAGAAAACATTGTTAATGTGTGACAAGCCTATGTGTgtttatttatacatatatatttttttactgtattttgaaaagccactggCTCCTTCCTGTCTAGCTGTGGTGCTTCGGGTGCGCTTCTCATGAGAGACAGTCCGAAGTGCAGGAGAAAAGTTTTTGTCCCGCTTTATTGACCGTCTCCCGTTTCGAGTTTAATATTTGTATAAACTGTGGATAAAGCAGGAGGCGGGACTTAAACACAGGTTCAGGTTCGGACAGCGTGGAGCGTGCTCCCATTGATAGAGCAGCACATATTGAAAGGGCAGGGTGATCAATAACTGTATTAAAAAAAGACAGAACAGATAGATGAGCGAAGaaaatatcttattttgaaacatCAGAGGTGAAGTAGCATTTCAGGAGCGAGTACAACGAAGGGGCGTTCCCGTTTACAAACCAAAACGCCCCTTTTATCAGCTGGCAGGTTGATAttggttgatttgggtcttgtttcatgtcacacagtgacatttgaataactaaaattaaaatgcatttttttataaaTGAAAACAGCACGAGTTTATAGTAATAATATTAATGTCTAATGTTTTATTGTCTGCCTCATTATTTTCAATTAAAAAATTTGCTTTGAGGGCACATTTTCccgaacgattaaaatgtgattaactaATAGCAAagcatctaattaattagatattTTTGTAATCAAGTCCCAcccctaaaataaataaattgattaattaattaatcaaaaaagagagagagagacagagagagggcgAGATCTGGTTTTGGGGTGGGTGTTCCCATTTACAAACAAAAACACTCCCTTTGGCAGCTGGCCGGATGATATTGGATTCAAGGCATGTTGCTAATTACTACTGCAATTATGTTCATGAAACAAACAAGAACATCCACCTATTGTTATTCATGTGTCTGCTGCTATAACAAACTAATATTCCTCCAGGTATCAATACAGTATCCACTTATCCATCCATGCAGATCTCTACTCACTCATCTTAGCtgtttaatttttttactatAAAATCAAATTCTTCTCATTCTTATTTTATCACTACTCAAAAACAGCAAAACCACCTAGTTTGTATTTGACTTGTTAATCAAAGCCTGACTCTGATTCCTTCCTCCTGGTTAACGACACTTACGTCATGCCGAGGATCCTGGTAATCCAGAGATTTAACAGGATCTTTCACCCTCAGCATCGTTTGCTGCATCATGAAatcctgcaacacacacacacacacacacacacacacacacacacacacacacacacacacacacacacacacacacacacacacacacacacacacacacacacacacacacacacacacacacacacacacacacacacacacaccacacacacacacacacacacaccaggtcaTAATGAGAATGTGTGGGCCACAGTTCACTAATCCACAGGTGTGGCAGAAGATCCGAGCTCTGCATTCCTAGGCAACAGAGCTCAGATCCCATGTCACAAATTGAATACATTTAGAAACACAAAACTCAGATTTTTCCTACCAACAAGGAGAACAGTTACCAACTGGTTTACCTCACTGATGCACAAACCTCAACCAGATGTGGCAAATAATACTTTGTTTTATTCAGACTGGAATGTTCAAATCCAGCATGCACAGATAAAGATGGGGTCTACAAACATGAGATGCATTGCAACATAATTTCTAAACCATGAAGCCTAAAAGCCAAAGCTCTTCCGTTCTTTACCTCTTTCAAACATGTAGACACAATCTACGGCAGCCTGGATGTCCAAGCAGCGCACATGAGAAAATGTACTGTTTCCCAGAGCTTTGAAGCTAGGAAATGAATCCATATGGAAAAATATTaccagaagtcattcgctctcatcttcctcttgtgcactaacgccattaaagtcctcttcttcagtgttgaacagcctcagaagagcttcgtcacataccttttctgtggcgatgtcagtgtcactctccgtgttgctgtcatcatccccgggtcggTCAGCTCGCACTCCattatttttgcggtcggtagatcttttagaactgcagttcaaaggtaactcataaggtgaatatatatgaacccaggtagcagtatctctttaggattgagaggagatgcaggaagataataaacagagacaggacagaaaaatagtcaaaaacaagttagttttgtacctggtggctgcaaaaaacagacaccattgaaaatAATCAGAAGTGTGGAAcataaaatgaaattattctttcaatgtttacagCAGCAGCAACTGAAGCAGGCTAACAGTAaatatgcagaaactaccgttgttaaaagaaatgtgtttaacttagaaaatatgggcgcaattttaattacttgctgATATTTGTGATttaactgataataaatcattttTAAATCATCAAGTGGACTCATTTGGTGTATTTAATATCTGAAATAAGGAATTTCATGAATAAACTATTATGctgattcattcattactgtaaagcagtcaaagcatattattttattatattaaatTGCTTTAGTTAAAAGATTAATTACATAATGTAATTCTAATGAATCTTTAAAGTGAATACATGATTGTATGAGAAAGAATAAGATTCTTTTATTAAGGTTAAGGTTTCTATCCTTTGTCTGGAGTCTTCTGACGAAGCACAGATTCTGTTATGACTGTACCTCCCGGTTGCGAGGTCACGAGCAATGTGTTATCTGGTTTGGAGACCAGAGAGTCACCTGTGGCACACTGATGAAGTGGACAGTGTTTTAACCTTTGCATTTCATTGCTTTCTTCAccttcatggtggatggctgcttatactgagccaggatcctctggaggtttattcctgttaaaagggagttttcctctccactgtcgctatatgcttgtttagtatgaggaaaTGCTGTAAAgaatctgacactagtcagtgactttatgCAACATTtatgctgggtttcttatataggaaccTTTTTACTAATTGATCCTCAGTCAGCACCTAGTTTTACCTCTGCTGGTCACACTAAATTCAGCTTTTTGCCTGGTCGTATCCggtttgcaggatttcctttttccatcaTTGTGACCTTTGGAAGACACACAGAAGACTGTTGCATCATTGGAGGATATGGAGTGATGTTATTTGAAGAGGAGGCTTGAGCAAAGGCCGAAGAAGGTGAAGTTCTCTGGGATGTAAACCGTCTCTGTGGAAGGAAATCCACCATAGATGTATATCTATGGGACTGCACAGCATATCAGATGTTAGCGGTTAGCCTGCTTGAGCTATGTCGGTTAGGATGAATACCATCTCGCCTATAAAAGGAGAAACGGTTCCAAAACAGGTTTAAATCATTGATGAAACCATAACTGTGGGACCTGCAAGCAGACTGAAGCCAGGAGTGGAGACAGAGCAGACAGCTAAAACGTCCATATCTATGAAAAACTGTGGGGATCGGgccagagatgaaaacagacatTCCACTGGTTTTCAGAATGTCAAAGAGATGGTTAAAATGCTGCTGAGTGATGACAGGCTCCCGGTGTGTAACATCGTTTGATCCCACATGAATGATCACTCTTAACTGAAGCTGGGATGGAGTACAGCAGACCAGGAAGTTTATCCAGGAGAGCAGGTATGGTGGCTGAAGGAAAACATCTCATCATGACACATCAGGATTCTGCCCAACTGGGATGTATTTGCATGGGCTAAatgagtgttttatttttttagagaACTTTCCACCAGGCTTTCAGAGT
This genomic window from Nothobranchius furzeri strain GRZ-AD chromosome 9, NfurGRZ-RIMD1, whole genome shotgun sequence contains:
- the LOC129153228 gene encoding serine/threonine-protein kinase pim-1-like → MTSSSSSSSSSSSSPSSRDHKIISGFYRHSVLSDAPSETVVFARCSIVFQLIVYVLFSIMGDSFAHKSYSSALVKDSETYISMEQPHLPENRGLVSATKRKAVSDPGPPTRRIKVSDEGKLSANNQKITQIDKFTKKSISFDVEGSENPDKECRYLVPEKGSSSAKRKAVFHHEPPTKRSRVSGEGSVSRHNLDETSRVSKRSLSPDGEGSGSPAKRIRLSDSESPSPSAKDQFEAKYEQKDLLGKGGFGSVYGGYRRADNLPVAIKHIPKKNVVWTDTDENGQQLTIEVAAMLKLQTESADSVGKSAPISLLDWYDFNQEQILVLERPVPAVDLSQFIKNNKEPLQENQAKTIIKQLVDAVKHLEDTNIFHRDIKPRNILIETGSEIPRLRLIDFGVSCFTNTEYENGRFYGTAKHVPPEFISECIYKAGPATVWQVGVVLYEMLHESLFDSKKFFSNKLRIRTDLSPYCTNFLKSCFMRSPQWRPTLKQLQRDPWLWLNRN